gccgGGTGTTTCCGCTTCTGGACCGTCGTCTTTTGACCGTACGGGCAGTTTCTTCTGACGCTTGGTGGCGCTGGTGGGTGTCGGGGGTTCTGGCTCGCCATTCTCAAGCGCCGCTTGGACTAGGGCTTTGCGTTTACGGGTTTCCACGGGCATTGTCGTGGGATTGAGTGAGAGGTTCACTGAGATTGTTGGTGTGCAGGATTTGGCAGTGAGGTGAGTCGTTTGAGGCGTCTGGATAATTTACAAGGGTGGTATATGCGTATTAGATATACCACAACGAAAGTTGTCTCTTGGAGGTGTATATGGTGGAATTGTCTTGTGATGAAGATACTGTGAATATGAAGGCTTGACTTTTTTGATATCGAAAAAAATTTAGTGGGTCGGATCGTCTCAGTGAAGTTTGGTGCTTGTGTGATTTGGTGCCTGTGATTGGCTGGTGGGTTGCGGGACGGGACTGTATCACCTTTCTCCTGTGTTAGACATCAATTGGTCTTCTTAAATTGAGCCTCATGCTGCCGTTGATAAAGTTCGACCGTCGTTTCACTTTTGCCATCGACTGCCTACCACAGTGCTAATTTTCAGAGAATTTACGACTTTTCGTTACAGAAAGCGCGATAATTGAACTGTTAGCGACTGATCAACCGCAAATCAGTCTTCCACCAGCAAACATCCAAGTCCAATTCAACATGGCTGCAAGGCGAATTGCACCGCCATGCGCGCCCATCAGCAGATTAAGCTTCCCAAGATCTCACCCATCCTCTCATATACAACCGCGACATCACAAAACCACACTCACAATACAAAGGCCCCCTCAAAGGTCATTCGCCTCTCCGCGCAAAGCCCCCTCCAACACCGAAATCTTCTCACTATCAGAAATCCCAGCTAGCTCCTTCGAAGCCGTCATCTCCCGCAACGGCAACTCATTCCAGGCCCTCAAACCAGAAGAATACTACGCCGTAGCCCAAAGGTTCTCAGAAGCAATTCACCGCGGGTCCTCCCCGTGGACAGCCTCACTCACAGGCAGTATGTTTCCTCCTTCATCTCGCTtcatccacaacaaccaactAACACACCACCAGAAGATGCGATTCCAGCAGAAACACTACACCAAGTAGCATGTATCATGCGCCAAATCACAGGTCCCCGAAGCGCAGACGCCTTCGCCACGGCCCTGTGGTCAACAGCCTCGGAGATGGGCTACCGGCCGTCCACGCTCTCTCTCGCAAGGCAGCTCATCCGATCAGGGGCGTATAGTCGTATCCCACAGCTGCGGAGGGTGGAAGCCCGTTTTaagggtctggtgtctaCGGGGAAGGATGCGGATGCGCTGACTGCAGAAGGAGAATTGCTGTTTGAGCAGGGGCGGTTCGAAGCCGCGGCCACGGCATTGAacaaggcgttgaagatGGGCGAGTTTGAATGGCGGCCGTATTGCGAATTGTGTCTAGGGAGGGCGTACATACGATTGGGAAAAGTTGATGAAGCGAGGGGTTTGTTTCAAAAGTTGGCGGAGGAAGGGGCTGTTGAGGCGGATATGGAGCTGGGTGAGATGCTGAGGGAGAGTGATGGGGATGGAGCGCGGCAGAGGATGTTTACTGCTGCTTGTAATGGGAGGAGGGATATGTTTACGCGTCTTTCGGAAATGGAGTTGGAGAGGGATGGCGAGAAGAGCGTTGAGGAGAGAAGATTGTGGGCTTTGGAGTGGTCGAAACTTGCAGATGGGAGGGTTGAATATTGAGCAAAGCATCAAATTGTTTTTGGGAGTATTACAATGTTTACCTGTATACCAAGCGATTGCACTATATACAACAAACCTAcgtcttttgtttcttcacaCTTGCCTTTGAAGCGTCCTTCCTCCCTCTCTTCTCACccacatcctcatctcccTCATCCGCATTCGCCCCATCATCACTCTCACTTCCAatcctctccatcatctcccctgcatcatcaccaaacaaTTCCCTCCACGACCCATCCATCACCCTCTCATCATCCCCGTACAACCCAACCCCATACGCCTTCTTCATGGCATTAATACAAATCTCCCTCctcttgccaaagtcaaacatCGGCTTCGGATACGTGCCCCCTTCCCTATCCCCCAATCCATCCCTCGTCACCCTCACGCCCGCCTTCTTCTGATCCTGAATCGGCGCTTTCCACGGCTCATATATATACTTTGCATCTAGATCCTTCAGCTCCGGCACCCATTTACGGATCAAATCCCCATTCTTATCCCACTTCTGACCAAACGAAACGGGGCTATAGCACCGAAAGTACTGTGAGAAAAACGCCGTGCACGACAACCACTGCCAGTTGCCTGCATTGCAGGCAGGTTCATGATCTATCAGATGCACTTCG
The genomic region above belongs to Pochonia chlamydosporia 170 chromosome 2, whole genome shotgun sequence and contains:
- a CDS encoding tetratricopeptide repeat protein (similar to Metarhizium robertsii ARSEF 23 XP_007822060.1), with product MAARRIAPPCAPISRLSFPRSHPSSHIQPRHHKTTLTIQRPPQRSFASPRKAPSNTEIFSLSEIPASSFEAVISRNGNSFQALKPEEYYAVAQRFSEAIHRGSSPWTASLTGKDAIPAETLHQVACIMRQITGPRSADAFATALWSTASEMGYRPSTLSLARQLIRSGAYSRIPQLRRVEARFKGLVSTGKDADALTAEGELLFEQGRFEAAATALNKALKMGEFEWRPYCELCLGRAYIRLGKVDEARGLFQKLAEEGAVEADMELGEMLRESDGDGARQRMFTAACNGRRDMFTRLSEMELERDGEKSVEERRLWALEWSKLADGRVEY